ATTGTTTTCGACTCTTCTAGCGACGTTTTCATTTCGACTGAGTAAATCTTACGCAAAATCGATATTGCCCTACTGTTGCGAATGAAAATATCGTTTCCCGGTTCGAGCAAAGCGCGCTCAGACACGTCTTCATCGCCGTGTACATGGGTCGTGACACTCGTAATCCCGTTATGATTCTGCGCCCATAGAAAGTAGCAAATACCGCCTGCTACATCTACATCGGGGAACACATCACGGCTATCCGGAAAGTCATGGAGTGCCACAATTCGGGAATCAGTAAGCATTTCTTGACGGAAATCATCGAGTCCCTTACCTCCTGAATACCACCGTGCCGGAATAATCATGCTTAGATATCTAGGATCAAGTTTCTTTGCTTGATCGATGAATAAATGATAAATTGGCTTAGCGCTAACTCCGTAACCCCCATCACTGAGCTGGTAGGGAGGGTTACCGATTACAACATCAAAATGCATTTGTTCTCCAAACATCTCGTTCATACGAGACTTAATATCATCTGTGTGGATGAGGGCGTACGCGTGCGATTCCATATCATTACCGCGCGCATAGTCATCCTCACCCGCACCGCAGTAAACACAGTGTCGGTGCGTATAGATGGTCTGGTCACCGCCGGTAAGTGGGTCGAGGCGAACTTCCTTACTCCCCCCTACCCATGTATGTTCGGTGCGTTCGAACCAGATGTTTCCCCAGTCATTCTCAAAAGCCTTACAAATGGAGTGTTTACCGTTAGCCCACTTTGAACAATAAACACTGCGGCGTGCAAGCAACGCGGTAAGATTCGTGATCCCGATACCGAATACTTGGCGCGTCAAAATATGGTCTACACGCTGTTGCAGGTCGGGAATTCTCATGACAAGACCGCTTACAAGCCGACGGGTGATCTCACGGAGAAATACACCAGACTTAGTGAAAGGATCCAAAAACGTGACTTTTGGATTCTGCCACAGATTCTCGCCGTCGTGATCTTTCGCCCACGCGTCCGCTACTCGATCAAGCATCTGATTGGCAATATCCGGAGGGGTAAAAACTTCGTCGTTGGAAAGGTTTGCAACGCACGTCAGTACATCAGGGTTATGATTGACCAAATCCGTTATCGTCATAACACATCTCCCATTTCGGCCATTTCACGAACGGTCATGGGTTTATAACTGGTTACCGGTTGAAAAACGTCGTCCTCTTTAAATTCCCCAAAAAGCGCCACGTTGTATGCACTTCTCTTAGTTAGTTTGTCATATTTAAAATCACGCCTCTGGAACTTACCTCTGCCGAGGTATCCCCATTCAGAAAACGTCAACGACCCACCTGTAGGAGTCTTCATTGTCAGCGCGTCGGCCTGAACTATGTTTGCGGTGAGTACGACATCAGCAGCCTGAATCCACTGTTCGGCATCCTCTACGCCAATAAAAGCCTGAAAAATCTCACAAAGGACCCGCCGGCACACGCGCACATTGTCCTCCAATAGCTCGATTCCGTAGATGCACATGAGAGCAAGCAAGGCATAATGACGGCGTTCGAATTCGTTTTTTCCATAATTCTGTTGGACTGTCGTTAATTTGCGCTGAAGCACTTGCTTCAAGAAGTTACCCTCGCCGCATGCAGGCTCAAGAAACCGTGAATCGATGCGTTCGGACTCGCCTTTAACGAGATCTAGCATGGCGTTGACGATATGTGCCGGAGTGAAAACCTCACCGTGGTCCGTTACCCGTTCCTTAGACTTGACGAATATTTCCTTCTGATCCACCAAAAACCCCACTCCTTATCCCAAAATCAGGCTTGTTCCAGAGCCGACATAGCTCTCGATAAGCCCAACTCAGATCATCGATTACTTGGATGAACCGTCCATTCAACTCTAGGTCAGGTCAAACGCACAAAACTTGTGATAACACACTCCGCATGCATCTCGAGACCGGTCTTAGATATTATCCTCAGAATACCGCCTCAAGAAAACAAACTACGCTCCTACAAGAGGCACTTCTCTGACTAGGCATCGTTTGCGGCACCTTTAGTGGGTTGATACTCAACGGTACTAAGAAGTCACGGCTTGGTGCATGCACGTAAGCACGCCATGACCAGTGAATCCCAGGAGATTCAGTTATCCGCGGGATCTTCTGTATCCTTGCCTAATGCGGGCGCCGTGAGTGGCGACATCTAGGAATGCTAGCGCAAGCTGAGAAAGCAGAGCTGTTGTTGGACCGATCTTGGCGAGCTGCTTCGAATTCGACTGCTGCGATGCTGAATTAATCACAGTAGCAGGAGCAGTTCTCTGCCCCGGCCTGCTCTCTCCATCGGCTCGATTGCCTCGGATCGAGCGAGTGCTCCTGACGGGTCGATTGAGCCCGCCGGATCCGTCACGTCCAAGGGACCGATTGGCTTCTCTACTGCGTTGAACTTGGCGATGTCTCGCATCAGGGATGCCATAGTCCTTCACAGCTCCAATCGAGAAGTCAACGAGTTTCGTCAACGTATGTCCTTCCACACTGGCCATCTGCTTGAGCCGATACTTTCCCGCGGATAAGTAAATTACGCGGTTCGAGCTATGTGCACCAGCCAGCGTCTAGATCATCGTGTTCTTAGCCGTGTCTCCCTCACCCACAGCCGAGTCCTCTTTCCCAAAGCAGTGAGTATCTGACGCGTAATATCGGCCAGCTCCGCCTACGTCTTTGGCACCGCATCAGTCCGATCTCTGTTTGCCAGGATCTCTGCCTAGATTAGGAGCTCAGTTTTTCCATCAACGCGATAGAGATCGAACTTCGCACGTCCAGCTTCTTATCTCTGTCGCCCTCAACTGTTCAACCAGCAATTCCTTCGGGAGCAAGCGACAGGTCAAGTAATAGTGCTGCATCATTTGATGATAACCGTCCGCGTCATATGCGTGGGCGATGTGTCGGTTGCCGTCCGCTTCGTTCAATACCGCATCAGCTAGGACTGCTCCGGTTTTCGCTTTATTAACGTCGTTGCTCCAATACACGAGGCCGGCAATGTGCTTTGTCAATGCTGCCATGCTCAAATCAACCTCAGTACTCCCGTCCGGACTTAATAACGGAGTCCTCAACTTTCGTGCGTGGCGCAACCGCCCAGCAGAACGACAATCGCGTGATCTCGATCTGCCGCTGGTTCGGTATCCGCCGAATGACCGCGTGGACTCATATCAAGAGCCTCGGTAACAGCCACCAAGTCACTCCACTGGAACTTCCTCGGCATTGGCCTACGTTGCATCGTCCTCACATTCGACGCATTATTCACCCAGAGCCGAGCTCTTAGCAGCCACCTGTTCCTCCGCAGACAAACAGAAGTCATCGTTCATCTTGATTACGAGAGCGATTATGAGCTTTAGGACGGTGATGTAGGTCTGAAAGTGGGCACCTTCACCATCGCCATTCACTTGTGATCCGTGAAGGTATTTGTTGCGCAGCTCAGGCCCGTTACTGAACTCAACCTTATTGAGCATAAAGTTGAAGTAGGCAGCTTCGGCTTCCGTCAGCAGGGACGAGCGACGGGTCACCCACCCACGCTTTTCCATTGAATCCGCTTCTGCACGACCATTCTCCGAGAGGTGGAAGTAACTCACTGCCTCACTGGTGAACAGTGAATGAAGGATGCAAAACTGCTGCGGTTTCGCGATTGTCACCTGTGCCTCCGTATCCTGCAGGATACCTAGCTTGATAAGCTGATCAACCATACTCCGTTGATATTCATCAAAATCGCCATATCTGACCTCGTTCTTGAGTAGAAGTTCCGCGGCGCTTGTTCCTCTCAAGTCATCGCTGATGCACGTTAGCCTCGACTGGTCAGAAAAAAGCGCGTGGAGGATTCCTGTGATTTCTTGTTCATGTGTCGAGTAGATGTACTTTCCGTCTAGGAGGCTGGGTACCCGCTTGTATGCTATTGGGTCTGAACTGATGGAGAGCAAGTCGGGGTCGATTTCACCATTGTTAACAAACTGACGGAATTGGTTCAAAACACTCTCCATTTCGACGAAAAGGTGCCTAGTCCTTTCCAGAAAGGAACTTCCGGGCGTGGAGCGGGTGAACGAGAAGTTCATGGCGCCGAACTCGTCCACAAGATAGGTTCTAAAGAACCAGATGATAACATCTTCCAAGTCGATTCCCTTGTCTTCTAGGAAATGCTGGTAGAGCCTTGTCTGCAGGAAGGACGCCATTTCGGCGACTCGGAACGCCACACCTACCGGGTACTCGCTCTTCCCAGGCACACCCACGAAGCTTTCAAGGGCCCCGAGCTGCGAAGTGTCGAAGGGAAGCTCAGTATTACTTCGCGATTGGCGAACTCGAAGAGGTACTGGAAGTTATTGAGGACACTCGGGTAGTCGAGGGTTTCTTCCAACCAGCGACTGCTGTAACTAAATTGAGCGACTGTCCCATCAGAGTTGTCCAACTTGGACACCACTGGTTCGTCTTGGGTATCGGAGAGACACATCTCAACACCGAACCTGATGCCTGCCGTCTCCTCAAAGAGCTTTTGCGTCATCTCGGCATTGCGGCGCTTCGCTTTCAACTTCAGCTTGGCGTCAATCCCGGTCGCCACCATACCCTGGGATGAAGCGGTCTCGATCAACCTCACGTAGTTAGGGTTAGCCTCGGGACTGTCAAGGTATCTCTCCAGCAAATCGTGCACATCGCTAGTCGTCAGATTCGCAGGCAGGTGGATATCATCACGCGTGTTCTTCTCCAGATACTTGCGCACCACATGCTCTGCGTTCTGCGGCGATGCGAGCAGCCTTTCACGCATCTCCAGCTGGTAAGCAACCACGAGCTTCTCGCATGCAAGCATCTGACCAATGCGGACGCCCGCAGTATCAAGTACAGACAACATGATGGTTGGGTTGCACCGCTCGTACGCTCTGTTCCGGCCAAGTAGTTCGAGTAGGTCCGCGTGGTAGTCATAGTTGATGTCAGTAACGATGGCTTCACAGTTGGACTCGTTGACTCTAGAGAAGAACCGTGCCACCGCGCTGCGCATCCTTGGAACTAGGCTCTCAGCATGGGCGCGTTGTTCGGCCGTGTAAGTCTGGGGTAGAAAACCCTTCTCTATGTACGGCTGGACGTTGTGGAGCTCGATCGCGTCCACGGTCGTGGTCAGCGTGTCAGCATTCTCAAATTTCTCGATGAGCTCAGCCACGCGCGGCATGTACATCCAGGTCGCTAAATCCTGTGCGCCGTAGAACTTCACTCGTCGGAGGGTACCTTCGCCCATCAGTTGCCCCCAATCATACAATCAAGCCACGGGTTTGTACCTCGGCTGGCCGAAGCGTGGTTCCTTGGCCAATCTCATTGTAGAGATCACCCCGGACACTAAACCCGCCGAGCAGCTCAGTACGACACACCAGCGCGCCACGCCTCCTGGAAGTCGAGAGACGCCGCTGAAGACGCCTGTCAGAGCATCAAGCCCCGACTCGCCCCTGATCTAGTCGCTGCGTGACGAGCTCCTCTGAGACGCCAAGCGCGGCAGCGAGCCAGCAGCGGATCAGGATTAGGCCCTCCCGCGTCCGTACCCAGGCTTCTCGTCCTTCCGTCAGATCGTTGTCAGCGTGTTTGACTCCTTTGTAGGCCTCGTTGAAAGCCTTGCACCAGGAATCACGGCTGCCGCCCTCGCCAACAACAGCGTCGGGTTCGTATCCCAGGAAGTCGAAGATGTTCTTGAGCAGCGCTTCATACGTTCCCGATACTTTCTTGTCGGGATTGGCTTTTTCGGCGATCGCGTAGCCCAATGCTTCGAGCGCCACGGCAACGTGAACAAGCTGCGACTCCACCGGAAGGGTGCGATGGAACAGGGCACTCATGGCGATCCAGGTCGGTCGAGACCAGTACGAGTACTCATTTAGCCACTTCGCAACAAGATCCGCGTTGGCCTCGTCAAGGAAGAAAAGCGGGTTATCATCGTCGGTCAACTGGCGGTCGGGATCGACGGTCCGACCGAAAGACGGTTGGTATGCGTCTCGCCAGAAACGACGCTCATCTGTCGGCGGCAGTTCCTGGTCGTCTTCCCTCATCACCGAGATCAGCCGCGATCCGCAAGGCTTGCCGTATACCAGGCACATGAGGTCTTGCATCATCCGATGCGTCTGCTGGTGCGTCTGCCAACTTTCAAGCTCAGTGCTAAGGGTTCGCACCAGCAGAGCGGTAGGGATCGTGAAGACGCCGTCCTTCGGCATGGGGTTGAAACGGAACGAAGTGCACAGTTGCAGATCGAGCGGGCCTCCCAGAGACAACGAATCCAAGTTCTTTGCCACAATCGAAACACCCTCGATGTCCTTTCCCTCCTCGCCCAGCATCAGTTGCGTTGTTACTGGAACCAGCTTCGCCCACTTGGCCAATCCGTCGATCTCCGAGGTCATCCCATTGACCCCTACATAATCGACTCCGTTTGCACCGGAGTGGATCGCGCGCCTGTAGCGAAGGCGCTCCAGAGAGTGCCCAAGAGACGACGCAGACGCACCCACGGTGTAGCCCTCGGCAAGAGTGAGCCATCCATCGCCATCCCGCAGAATGAGCGGGTCCGGGATTTGCCGACTGTCGTCATTCAGGCGGAGAGCCTCAACTAAATCCAGGGTTCGTGGCCATCTCACGAGCACACCCTTGGTGTCGAACTCAGCAACAACTACCTCGTCGGATCCCTCAGCGCCCGACCGCGTGTGCGCGATCCTCACGACACCAGGTTCCAGCTTCGTCGCCATTTGCCTCACCGCCGATTTTCCGTTGGATGCCGTCCTGCAGGCACAGCGCGGCTACCGGAACAATTCTCTCTGATGCCGGAGCCACTGTCACGAACTTCATGGGCTGCTGTGAAGTCGTACCTCGTCGTCCACGCTTCACATGTGCATCGCCCCGAGTTCCTGCGCGGCTTTCGCATGTGACATCGGGCGTGGAGCTACCACACAGATTGCAAAGCACGCTTGACAGTTTTTGCAAAGCTTACTAGTCTTTTTTGTGTCGGAATGCTTCACAGTGACAGGAGCAAGATGCGAACACAGATCCCGAAACTACGCAAAGAACGCAAGCTTTCACAGGAAGACCTTGCTCTGGCAGTCGGCGTCACACGGCAAACAATCACCTCAATTGAAACCGGTAAATACGTGGCGTCCCTGCCGCTGGCATACAAAATCGCCCACTACTTCGGCCTCACAATCGAGAACGTTTTCGACTTCACAGACCTGGAGAAAACAACATGAACGAACTCGAACAATACCGCACAGAACTCAAGAAGCGCCACAGCCTGGCTCTGATCTTTGTCATCGCCGGCCTCGCATTGAGTTTCTTCGGAAACTTAATACTGCGCGCAAACATCCCGGATGCACCGATCGTCAACATCATCACCGCAGCAGGAATTGTTTTCGAACTCATCTGCGTCGGCTACATGAGTTTCAACCTCAGCAAAATGCGCAATGACAGTACCTTGAGGCAAGCCTATATCCGTGAAACTGATGAGCGTGAAGCCGCCATTCGCGCTCATTCAGGCAGACCCATTGTCACCGTGCTGTCGATGACACTCGTCGGCGCGTCATTCATCGTCGGCGCCTTCAGTATCCCGGCATTCATCGCTCTTCAATGCGCGGCCGCATTCCAACTTATCGTTGCATTCGTCCTTACCGGATACTGGAGTCGCAAACTCTGAGCTGGTGCGTCAGACAACAGGGCCGGCGTCACACACCCCTTCGCCTTCAGCATACTACCCAGTATTGAGCTGGTGATCAGGCTTTGCGGCGTCGGATAACCATGGCGCTGCCAGCAAGCAGCATCATCACGCCTGCTGCCATCTGAACGTATCCGTCAGCTCACCCAGTGCTGGCAAGTTTCCGCGCAGAATAGCTCGGCTGGACCGAATCTCCCGGGTCGACACCTGGCTTTGGTTGAGGGTCGGGAGCAGGTTCAGAGTCACGCGTCGTCCACTGAGCGTATAGTGTCATGTCCTCGGTCACCGGAGTAGTGCCTGTGAAGTTCGTGCCTTTCCCATCGCGTTGAGTATTCCACCCATTGAATTTGTAGTGGACACCGTCAACCTCCATTGAAGCAGGCAATGTCGGCATGCTCTGATCAGTTAATGAGTCAGCCTCAATACCCTTCTTGTGCACAACATTGATCGTGCCGAGGTCTTTTTCAGCAGCACCAGGAGGTGTGTTCTCATCGAAGCTCACCTTGTTGAAGGCAAATGTCACGTCCACGTTGTTGGCTTGCACCGGGCCAAGCAGGAGCTTGCCTCCAAGGGATTGTCCAAAGACGTTCACTACGGAAGCCTTCACCACGCCCTCAGCATTCCAGTGACCTGAATCGGATCTGCTTCGCCATTGGCGATCTTCAGGGCATCTTCTGGGCTGACAGTGAGCGGAGCGCTCGAATCGTCAAGCATCAGGCGCTGCATCTTGGCGATCTTCTCATAGGTCGCAGGAATGCGGTCACCACCAGGCGCTTGGTCATATCCGGTTCGGGTACGAGTACGAACCACGATTTCGTGGACGGGAACACGTTCGCCAGCGGCATTCGTCATCCACGGGACAATTTCGATGATCGTGTCTGGATTATTGTTTTCTGCGAAGTCTATTGCCGTCTTGCCATCCGCAACGAGGGAAACCCCATATTTCCCGCCGGGATTGTCCTTATCCCCCATCGCAACTTCACTGCCATCGGCGTTCGTTGCGGCGTAGACAGCGATCGGACGGAATGTGTAGCTGGAGAACTTGATCTTCATCCGCTCCGGCATCACGATGCGTTCGTCGAGCTTGACGCGCATATCGACGTGGGTCGCCTTGGCTGTTCTGTTCGCCAACTGACTCCAGTCAGAACCGTTATCCAACGCACCTACTATCGGATCTTTGTAGACAGTAATCGAGGTGAACGGAGGCATCGAAAACTGCGCCTCATAAGAAACCTGGTAACCATCGGTACGGTCGTCGTAGTAAGCGGTTGTGGTTGGCATATCGCCTTCGACTTCAAATTTCTTGATGTCGGAGTCAGGCGCTGTTTGCTCACCGCTCTTGCCGCAGTTGATGGTTGCCATCGACGTGGTATCCAGGCCGACGTAGTCGGTATTGGATACGTAGATAGCGTGCAGGGTCTGAGGCGCGGTTCCGGCTGGGAAAATGTCGCCAACCTTCTGGCTCGCAAAGTAGAACGGACTGTCTTCCGAATATTTCTTAAGATCCTTGAACTTCGGATCTGGAGACCACCCGAGGAAGTACATCCTGAAAGGCCACTGATTGATATCGGTCTGTACACCCTGCGTACCGAGAACCGCTTCCGGGTCAGTGAAGGTTTGCTTCGCCTGCACATTCTCACCGTACATAGAGGTGATCTGGACACTGTAAGGCGCGGCCTCCGAGGACTCTGCAGGTGGAGCTGCCGCTTCACGCGCAGACGTATCGTTCGGTTCGACTGAAACAGCAGTATCTTCTGCCGGGGCAGGAGCACCCTCTTCAGAAGTCGGAGCAGCTTCTGAGGCATGAGCCGCCTCCGCAGGAGCCGCTTCAGGATCGACAGGTGACGGGCTCGGCTGACCGGCATCAGATGCCGGCTCGCTGGATTCCACAGCAGGATCAGCGGCAGCGGCATCACTTCCATCACCATCTGCCCACGTCACTGGGGTGATGCCACACATCAGCAGGAGAGCCAACAACAAACTAACACTTGAAAAATGTATGACAGGATACACGGACTTTGTGTGTGACAACATCCTCATGAGGTCCCTTTTTTTCAAAGGGAGTCAGAATCTGGACCCGGATATCGTACACTCAGCAATACTCCGGCATTAGCCCAATATTCGTCGCCACGACACAAAAAGCGCTCATTGTGAATCACAATGAGCGTCCAGTGGTGGAGCTAGTGGGACTCGAACCCACGACCCCCTGCTTGCAAAGCAGGTGCGCTACCAGCTGCGCCATAGCCCCGTTATTGAGTTCCTACCGTACCTGACGGTGACAGCTCCAGACAACCGCCCAGAAAGCGGTCGGGTCGGGTCGCCGTCGTTAATGAGCGGTGGAAGATTCCGGCTCATATTCGTCGGTGACGGACCTCCACAGATCAGCGTTATTGGACAGGTCCTGAGCAATTTGACGAACGACAATCCCCGCTATCGCAGCACCGGCAAGCGCCGCAATGGTCGTGATCGCCTTCTTCACCGCTCCGCCTCCCATTCAGCTGAGTGTGGACAGTGGGCCTAGCTGGACTCGAACCAGCGACCTCAGTCTTATCAGGACTGCGCTCTAACCAACTGAGCTATAGGCCCATCCGCGCCCCAAGGGCACCGAACTATCGTACCCGAGCATCGGTGCGACAACAAAACGAGAGCCTAGTGACGTCTATGACATTCACCGACACCACAGTCGCCATCTTCCACCGCTCGCGCCTCTACTCATCCATCAAGGACACGCGCACCCCGCCCACCAATGAGGCGATGATGTTGTACAGGAACGCACCCAGCGTCGACATCGCCGTGATCATGATGACGTTGGCCACCGCCGCAATGGTCGCGTAGGACAGCACCTTCGACAAATGCAGGTACTCCATGAGCGTGACGAAACGTTCCGCGCTCAGATTCTTGAGGAATTCCTCAATGTCGCCGAAAACGTGCATGGAGTCGAGCATCAGCCACAACACCAGGGTGGCGAACACCAACGCTATCCCCAGCGCCACGGACAACAGGAAACCAACCTTCATGACTGACCACGGGTCCACGCGCGCTACCGACAGGTCGACTCTGCGCGGTACATCCTCATCCAGGATCGGCTGATCGAGGTCTTCAAGATCGCTCATTGCTCGTCCTCCTCAGTTTCTGCACTTGACGCTACAGGCTCATCAGCCTCTTGTGCAGCTGATTCGTCGGCGGTTTCATCAACGGCCTCATCTTCGTCATCCTCCGTGTGACGCGTAATCGCAATAATGCGGTCATCGTCATCCGGGCGAGCGAAAATGACACCCATAGTGTTGCGCCCGGTGGCACGCACGTC
The sequence above is a segment of the Schaalia radingae genome. Coding sequences within it:
- a CDS encoding Eco57I restriction-modification methylase domain-containing protein, coding for MTITDLVNHNPDVLTCVANLSNDEVFTPPDIANQMLDRVADAWAKDHDGENLWQNPKVTFLDPFTKSGVFLREITRRLVSGLVMRIPDLQQRVDHILTRQVFGIGITNLTALLARRSVYCSKWANGKHSICKAFENDWGNIWFERTEHTWVGGSKEVRLDPLTGGDQTIYTHRHCVYCGAGEDDYARGNDMESHAYALIHTDDIKSRMNEMFGEQMHFDVVIGNPPYQLSDGGYGVSAKPIYHLFIDQAKKLDPRYLSMIIPARWYSGGKGLDDFRQEMLTDSRIVALHDFPDSRDVFPDVDVAGGICYFLWAQNHNGITSVTTHVHGDEDVSERALLEPGNDIFIRNSRAISILRKIYSVEMKTSLEESKTILPENLQMATQVSSRKPFGFPTNFRGRSEITSTDSVKLVRNNGIDWISRNEIRTRLDAVDRWKVFTSNASHDHAGQPDKTGTRRVLGRTSILEPNAVVTETYILLGIFESQREAESCLSYVITKFVRFLVALRSSTQHITKSRFKYVPLQSWDHSFSDKELYSRYGLDESEINLIEQSIRPMNGK
- a CDS encoding N-6 DNA methylase, which translates into the protein MDQKEIFVKSKERVTDHGEVFTPAHIVNAMLDLVKGESERIDSRFLEPACGEGNFLKQVLQRKLTTVQQNYGKNEFERRHYALLALMCIYGIELLEDNVRVCRRVLCEIFQAFIGVEDAEQWIQAADVVLTANIVQADALTMKTPTGGSLTFSEWGYLGRGKFQRRDFKYDKLTKRSAYNVALFGEFKEDDVFQPVTSYKPMTVREMAEMGDVL
- a CDS encoding HEPN domain-containing protein — its product is MATKLEPGVVRIAHTRSGAEGSDEVVVAEFDTKGVLVRWPRTLDLVEALRLNDDSRQIPDPLILRDGDGWLTLAEGYTVGASASSLGHSLERLRYRRAIHSGANGVDYVGVNGMTSEIDGLAKWAKLVPVTTQLMLGEEGKDIEGVSIVAKNLDSLSLGGPLDLQLCTSFRFNPMPKDGVFTIPTALLVRTLSTELESWQTHQQTHRMMQDLMCLVYGKPCGSRLISVMREDDQELPPTDERRFWRDAYQPSFGRTVDPDRQLTDDDNPLFFLDEANADLVAKWLNEYSYWSRPTWIAMSALFHRTLPVESQLVHVAVALEALGYAIAEKANPDKKVSGTYEALLKNIFDFLGYEPDAVVGEGGSRDSWCKAFNEAYKGVKHADNDLTEGREAWVRTREGLILIRCWLAAALGVSEELVTQRLDQGRVGA
- a CDS encoding helix-turn-helix transcriptional regulator produces the protein MRTQIPKLRKERKLSQEDLALAVGVTRQTITSIETGKYVASLPLAYKIAHYFGLTIENVFDFTDLEKTT
- a CDS encoding InlB B-repeat-containing protein, which gives rise to MNVFGQSLGGKLLLGPVQANNVDVTFAFNKVSFDENTPPGAAEKDLGTINVVHKKGIEADSLTDQSMPTLPASMEVDGVHYKFNGWNTQRDGKGTNFTGTTPVTEDMTLYAQWTTRDSEPAPDPQPKPGVDPGDSVQPSYSARKLASTG
- a CDS encoding DLW-39 family protein, giving the protein MKKAITTIAALAGAAIAGIVVRQIAQDLSNNADLWRSVTDEYEPESSTAH
- a CDS encoding DUF3566 domain-containing protein; its protein translation is MSDLEDLDQPILDEDVPRRVDLSVARVDPWSVMKVGFLLSVALGIALVFATLVLWLMLDSMHVFGDIEEFLKNLSAERFVTLMEYLHLSKVLSYATIAAVANVIMITAMSTLGAFLYNIIASLVGGVRVSLMDE